The Blastocatellia bacterium DNA segment TTTCGGCAAGCGATCCTGCGGCGTTGCTGAAGGCGGCTCGCCGCCGTCGGCTTGATACACCGTATTGCTGAGCGTTTCGTTGGAGTAGTACGAGCGGTTGCCCGATCCGAAGGTGCCGGTCGAAGAAGGCTTCGCCGTGGTGTCGAACATGGCGCGCAGCCCTTCGACATTGATCGGGGTCGAGGCGAAGATGTAACCGCTCTTCATATTGCCGTTCTGATAACCTGCCGCCATGTTCTGGGTGATCAGGTCTTGCAGGCTGCCGAATTTGCCGTGACCGTGGGTCAGGGCGTACATCATTTGATTCTTGCCGATGGTTTGAACTTCAGCCAGCGCGGCAGTCTCGTGAGCCGTCTGCTGGGCGACCAGCAGGCGCGGCACGGCGATAGCAGCGATGATGCCGATGATAGCCACGACGATGAGCAACTCGATGAGTGAAAAACCTCTCTGCTTCTGCTTCTTGCGATCCATAAATTCCTCTTTCAGCTCCAGAGTGTAAGGCTCCCGATTTGGGGAAGCCAAGTGTGCTCTCTTGCGAAATCGAACGCGGCCCACAAGGCACGGTTCATTTTATTTTTGAGCTGATCGAAGAAACTATAACACAACCGGGTGAGCCTCCGCAAAGACTCACCCGGTCGATGTCATTCGCTGTGAGCAGAGTTGCCTTACTGCAAAGCAACGCCAGAGCCAGGAACGCGGCTGCCCGGAGGGGCGCTCGCCGCCGTGATGGAGGTATCAGTCGCCTGCCAGATCACATACGTCTCGTTGGTGTAGAAAAAGCGATTGCCGGTGCCGAACGTCCCTGTCGACTGCGGA contains these protein-coding regions:
- a CDS encoding prepilin-type N-terminal cleavage/methylation domain-containing protein, with amino-acid sequence MDRKKQKQRGFSLIELLIVVAIIGIIAAIAVPRLLVAQQTAHETAALAEVQTIGKNQMMYALTHGHGKFGSLQDLITQNMAAGYQNGNMKSGYIFASTPINVEGLRAMFDTTAKPSSTGTFGSGNRSYYSNETLSNTVYQADGGEPPSATPQDRLPKNGEPRNE